A window of the Cystobacter fuscus genome harbors these coding sequences:
- a CDS encoding cyclic nucleotide-binding domain-containing protein, translated as MASPEPQSWGQRLWPAATFQFALIAGVTQLKTAVNALVLSRFESHVLPYLYLAGALLVATIALLPRPKPGEPAASLRLLMGLGALVVGALAVGVSLGHRLPALVLYLFVDVFTTFISLRFWGQMAAAFDAREARRAFTALNGVGMAGGMLGGLLVQGLAERLGTVAIVVGGALSLLVAGLAFHFQPEEAPAPVRSRHLAPPVAAWEYLATSSYARVLAALGVSFAVLSAFVDYLFRLRVEHTLSEDGLAALFGSLQLWIGLVCVVFQLVLAERLLKRLGLMAYLALLPGIMAPLAVASLVTQQLWPVHLLRLLENAVNYSLLPVGVQLLYAAVPDSERESLRAAVEGLLRKGGTVLAGVLLIGAGRSADGVSMALAVVALCGLLGVLLMRLRPAYVEALGEQVGASSEEDEALGREDRRLLVEALASSAPERVLNSVELLAQEGLPLRPHLPALLLHSHERVQERAVELALELGATETAPLLEQLVTQGTRRPRDSAVWALSKLAPERAEVLLPPLLQSPDVGLRCAAIGALLSTRWNAAARVSLGALAARGSQAPVADRREVAGLFGRLRDTTYLPMLTPFLGDPDSSVRRVAVRSVGQGGYVKLAPRLLTFLTWREERREAREALAELGDAVTPLLETTLNDLSAPLPMRLQVPRVLRLIGTPAALHALLFSNVRDDARLHFRIGAELSRLRDEHPEHPVDLDRVREALIRRRDVYRALVGPYRDVRAELGDQALLTRVMCDRLDQALELSFFLLGLLHPPQVMRRVHQHVAGQDARRRAYALELLEALTDDDDRSLVREQVETHHRDLPPGETGQLEAHLAWLCRSEDVVLRACARQVAGRIGLDLPAAQESDMSQATVQKLFLLEGVHVFSQNDVDDVAAVAAIARETRFRAGERVYSEGDPGDALYVIIEGSVDAVSNGEHVMRIRAKETFGDMSLLDGAPRPTDAVAMEDTRALVIDRRDFLDLLADRPELLTGFFRAVSQQLRAVIQAAEPRQPGEVVTLEQHPAQEPPPPPERKQAG; from the coding sequence GTGGCATCTCCAGAGCCGCAGTCCTGGGGCCAGCGTCTGTGGCCCGCGGCGACCTTCCAGTTCGCCCTCATCGCCGGTGTGACGCAGCTGAAGACGGCTGTGAACGCCCTCGTGTTGTCGCGCTTCGAGTCGCACGTGCTGCCCTACCTGTACCTGGCGGGCGCGCTGCTGGTGGCGACGATCGCGCTCCTGCCGCGTCCCAAGCCCGGGGAGCCGGCCGCGTCGCTGCGGCTGCTCATGGGCCTGGGGGCGCTGGTGGTGGGGGCGCTCGCGGTGGGGGTGTCGCTCGGCCACCGGCTGCCGGCGCTGGTGCTCTACCTGTTCGTGGACGTGTTCACGACCTTCATCTCCCTGCGCTTCTGGGGGCAGATGGCGGCGGCCTTCGACGCGCGCGAGGCGCGGCGGGCCTTCACCGCGCTCAACGGGGTGGGCATGGCGGGAGGCATGCTCGGAGGACTCCTGGTGCAGGGGCTCGCCGAGCGGCTGGGCACCGTGGCCATCGTCGTGGGCGGGGCGCTGTCGCTGCTCGTCGCGGGCCTGGCCTTCCACTTCCAGCCGGAAGAGGCGCCCGCCCCGGTGCGCTCGCGCCACCTCGCCCCGCCCGTGGCGGCGTGGGAGTACCTGGCCACCAGCAGCTACGCCCGGGTGCTGGCGGCCCTGGGGGTGAGCTTCGCGGTGCTCTCCGCCTTCGTCGACTACCTCTTCCGCCTGCGCGTGGAGCACACGCTGAGCGAGGACGGGCTGGCGGCGCTCTTCGGCTCGCTGCAGCTGTGGATTGGCCTGGTGTGCGTCGTCTTCCAGCTCGTCCTGGCCGAGCGGCTGCTCAAGCGGCTGGGGCTGATGGCCTACCTGGCGCTGCTGCCGGGCATCATGGCGCCCCTGGCGGTGGCCTCGCTGGTGACGCAGCAGCTCTGGCCGGTGCACCTGTTGCGGCTGCTGGAGAACGCCGTCAACTACTCGCTGCTGCCGGTGGGCGTGCAGCTGCTCTACGCGGCGGTGCCCGACAGCGAGCGCGAGTCCCTGCGCGCCGCGGTGGAGGGGCTGTTGCGCAAGGGCGGCACGGTGCTCGCGGGCGTGCTGCTCATCGGCGCGGGCCGCTCGGCCGACGGCGTCTCCATGGCGCTCGCCGTGGTGGCCCTGTGCGGCCTGCTCGGCGTGCTGCTCATGCGCCTGCGGCCCGCGTACGTGGAGGCGCTGGGCGAGCAGGTGGGGGCCTCCTCCGAGGAGGACGAGGCGCTGGGCCGCGAGGATCGCCGGCTGCTGGTGGAGGCGCTCGCCTCGAGCGCGCCGGAGCGGGTGCTCAACTCGGTGGAGCTGCTCGCGCAGGAGGGGCTGCCCCTGCGGCCGCACCTGCCCGCGCTGCTGCTCCACTCGCACGAGCGGGTGCAGGAGCGCGCCGTGGAGCTCGCCCTGGAGCTGGGGGCCACGGAGACGGCGCCCCTGCTGGAGCAACTGGTGACGCAGGGCACGCGCCGGCCCCGCGACAGCGCGGTGTGGGCGCTCTCCAAGCTCGCGCCGGAGCGGGCCGAGGTGCTGCTGCCTCCGCTTCTGCAGAGCCCGGACGTGGGGCTGCGCTGCGCGGCGATCGGCGCGCTCTTGAGCACCCGGTGGAACGCGGCGGCGCGCGTGTCCCTGGGGGCGCTGGCGGCACGGGGCTCGCAGGCCCCGGTGGCGGACCGCCGCGAGGTGGCGGGGCTCTTCGGCCGGCTCCGGGACACCACCTACCTGCCCATGCTCACGCCCTTCCTGGGCGATCCGGACAGCTCCGTGCGGCGCGTGGCGGTGCGCTCCGTGGGCCAGGGTGGCTACGTGAAGCTGGCGCCCCGGCTGCTCACCTTCCTCACCTGGCGCGAGGAGCGGCGCGAGGCGCGCGAGGCGCTCGCCGAGCTGGGTGACGCGGTGACGCCCCTCTTGGAGACGACGCTCAACGATCTCTCGGCGCCGCTGCCCATGCGGCTACAGGTGCCGCGCGTGCTGCGCCTCATCGGCACGCCGGCGGCGCTGCACGCCCTGCTCTTCTCCAACGTGCGCGATGACGCCCGCCTGCACTTCCGCATCGGCGCGGAGCTGTCGCGTCTGCGCGACGAGCACCCCGAGCACCCGGTGGATCTGGATCGCGTGCGCGAGGCGCTCATCCGCCGGCGCGACGTGTACCGGGCGCTCGTGGGGCCCTACCGCGACGTGCGCGCGGAGCTGGGAGACCAGGCGCTGCTCACGCGGGTGATGTGCGACCGGTTGGATCAGGCGCTGGAGCTGTCCTTCTTCCTGCTCGGCCTGTTGCACCCGCCCCAGGTGATGCGGCGCGTGCACCAGCACGTGGCGGGACAGGACGCGAGGCGCCGGGCCTACGCGCTGGAGCTGCTCGAGGCGCTCACGGACGACGACGACCGGTCGCTCGTGCGCGAGCAGGTGGAGACGCACCACCGGGATCTGCCGCCGGGAGAGACGGGACAGTTGGAGGCACACCTCGCGTGGTTGTGCCGGAGCGAGGACGTGGTGCTGCGCGCGTGCGCGCGCCAGGTGGCGGGCCGGATTGGCTTGGATCTGCCAGCGGCCCAGGAGTCGGACATGAGTCAGGCAACGGTGCAGAAGCTCTTCCTGCTGGAAGGGGTGCACGTCTTCTCGCAGAACGACGTGGACGACGTGGCGGCGGTGGCGGCCATCGCCCGCGAGACGCGCTTCCGCGCGGGCGAGCGCGTCTACAGCGAGGGAGATCCGGGCGACGCGCTCTACGTCATCATCGAGGGCTCCGTGGACGCCGTCAGCAACGGCGAGCACGTGATGCGCATTCGCGCCAAGGAGACCTTTGGCGACATGAGCCTGCTGGACGGCGCGCCCCGCCCCACCGACGCCGTCGCGATGGAGGACACGCGGGCGCTCGTCATCGACCGGCGCGACTTCCTCGATCTGCTGGCGGACCGGCCGGAGCTGCTCACGGGCTTCTTCCGCGCGGTGAGCCAGCAACTGCGCGCCGTCATCCAGGCGGCCGAGCCCCGGCAGCCGGGCGAGGTGGTGACGCTGGAGCAGCATCCGGCGCAAGAGCCCCCACCGCCGCCAGAGCGGAAGCAGGCGGGTTAG
- a CDS encoding sensor histidine kinase, giving the protein MPVRFASRLMLVLCLVGVVPVLLFGALSFHANRRELHRVVGGLQTQAAMDFARSCHHLVLSGVDNLRLASRYLPLEGLSPEQLSQVLDIPMRQLSAFNLLVLVDERGHALAPAVYSPDEDERPQRVTEASLALFSSQAPVRAALATGAAIGPPYQSPESPGGRVALAVRVGTDASRVLLAELSLAELGQRVEEISEGGGCAFVVDADGQPVIATPGHHELSEAELQLVREGLSRGTSMVRTVSGVEGVEYLAAFAPVPELGWGVVVEREAHAALAPAEQVRRSTVLGALVALGATAGLGFVLARGVSQPVARLSEGVAALASGRYEQRVVEQGRDELGQLARSFNHMAGELQRRDAELRRWSEELQQRVDERTRQLREAQDQIARTRRMAALGSFSAGLAHELNNPLTGVLGLLSLACEEVPEGTPLRQSLEMSLEQSRRMCTIIRQMRQITEQERSGVGRPLNPVQPVRAALHEVDSELRSRGITLTCALNEPIPQVLGHAEQLQSVVSHLLRNAVTAMPAGGTLSVGLGTVEGDAVCLSVKDTGKGIPESLRERIFDPFFTTKDEPGRIGLGLSVAHGIVEAHHGRIRVESAEGRGTTITVILPAVGAEAHLV; this is encoded by the coding sequence GTGCCCGTGCGTTTCGCTTCACGATTGATGCTCGTGCTCTGCCTGGTGGGCGTGGTGCCCGTGCTGCTGTTCGGCGCGCTGTCCTTCCACGCCAACCGGCGCGAGCTGCACCGCGTGGTGGGCGGGCTCCAGACGCAGGCCGCCATGGACTTCGCGCGCTCGTGCCACCACCTCGTCCTGTCCGGCGTGGACAACCTGCGCCTGGCCTCCAGGTACCTCCCCCTCGAGGGGCTTTCACCCGAGCAGCTCTCCCAGGTGCTGGACATCCCCATGCGCCAGCTGTCGGCCTTCAACCTGCTCGTGCTGGTGGATGAGCGCGGCCATGCGCTCGCCCCGGCCGTGTACTCGCCGGACGAGGACGAGCGCCCGCAGCGCGTCACCGAGGCGAGCCTCGCGCTCTTCTCGAGCCAGGCGCCCGTGCGGGCCGCGCTCGCCACGGGCGCGGCCATCGGCCCGCCGTACCAGTCCCCCGAGTCTCCCGGCGGCCGCGTGGCGCTCGCGGTGCGCGTGGGCACGGACGCCTCGCGCGTGCTGCTCGCGGAGCTGTCGCTCGCCGAGCTGGGCCAGCGCGTGGAGGAGATCTCCGAGGGGGGCGGATGCGCCTTCGTCGTGGACGCCGACGGCCAGCCGGTGATCGCCACACCCGGCCACCACGAGCTGAGCGAGGCGGAGCTCCAGCTCGTGCGCGAGGGCCTGTCCCGGGGCACGTCCATGGTGCGCACCGTATCTGGCGTGGAGGGGGTGGAGTACCTCGCCGCCTTCGCGCCCGTGCCGGAGCTGGGCTGGGGCGTGGTGGTGGAACGCGAGGCCCACGCCGCCCTCGCGCCCGCCGAGCAGGTGCGGCGCTCCACGGTGCTGGGGGCCCTGGTGGCGCTGGGGGCCACGGCCGGACTCGGCTTCGTGCTCGCCCGGGGCGTGAGCCAGCCCGTCGCCCGGCTGTCCGAGGGCGTGGCCGCGCTCGCCTCCGGCCGCTACGAGCAGCGCGTCGTCGAGCAGGGCCGCGATGAGCTCGGACAGCTCGCCCGCTCCTTCAACCACATGGCCGGCGAGCTGCAGCGGCGCGACGCCGAGCTGCGGCGCTGGAGCGAGGAGTTGCAGCAGCGCGTGGACGAGCGCACCCGGCAGTTGCGCGAGGCGCAGGATCAGATCGCCCGCACCCGGCGGATGGCGGCGCTCGGCTCGTTCAGCGCGGGGCTGGCCCACGAGCTCAACAACCCGCTCACCGGCGTCCTCGGGCTGCTGTCCCTGGCGTGCGAGGAGGTGCCCGAGGGCACGCCCCTGCGTCAGAGCCTGGAGATGTCGCTCGAGCAGTCGCGCCGCATGTGCACCATCATCCGGCAGATGCGGCAGATCACGGAGCAGGAGCGCAGCGGGGTGGGGCGGCCGTTGAATCCGGTGCAGCCCGTGCGCGCCGCGCTCCATGAGGTGGACTCGGAGCTGCGCTCGCGGGGCATCACCCTCACGTGCGCGTTGAACGAGCCCATCCCCCAGGTGCTGGGACACGCGGAGCAGTTGCAGAGCGTGGTGTCCCACCTGTTGCGCAACGCCGTCACCGCCATGCCGGCCGGTGGCACGTTGTCGGTGGGGCTCGGCACCGTGGAGGGCGACGCGGTGTGCCTGTCGGTGAAGGACACCGGCAAGGGCATTCCCGAGTCCCTGCGCGAGCGCATCTTCGATCCCTTCTTCACGACGAAGGACGAGCCCGGGCGGATCGGGCTAGGTTTGTCGGTGGCGCACGGCATCGTCGAGGCGCACCACGGCCGCATCCGGGTGGAGAGCGCCGAGGGGCGAGGCACCACCATCACCGTCATCCTTCCCGCGGTGGGCGCCGAGGCCCACCTGGTGTAG
- a CDS encoding FecR domain-containing protein produces MSQRQEPFGRARGWSLVLLLVLLLALGAGGFFLGRSAPDAPEPGGVVPTAPAPAPAPVVEVAPRARVIEVVGAVERTRGEAWMELRVGDSLASDEAVRTGPGARVDLEVGDEASRLSIPERSEVRVGEFTRDVHTLSLERGRIDVDYRESQERVLRVRSQGGTVAETRGARFTMLRRGTLVAVVTRGGAVDLSSAGAHIQVGAGQQGIVFDGARPVDPEPIPLDVLLKVARAPTANTLCLSLSGKVRVGTEVWVEDEPAEVSADGSFRADVPQAPGRSRVKVFAREPGGATREVSLTCRFRNPASPPAESVKFRWNEAP; encoded by the coding sequence GTGAGCCAGCGCCAGGAGCCGTTCGGACGTGCCCGCGGGTGGAGTCTGGTCCTGCTGCTGGTGCTGTTGCTGGCCCTGGGCGCCGGGGGGTTCTTCCTCGGCCGTTCCGCGCCGGACGCGCCAGAGCCCGGGGGGGTCGTGCCCACGGCTCCCGCTCCCGCTCCGGCTCCAGTCGTGGAGGTGGCGCCGCGCGCCCGGGTGATCGAGGTGGTGGGCGCGGTGGAGCGCACCCGGGGCGAGGCCTGGATGGAGCTGCGGGTGGGCGACTCGCTCGCTTCGGACGAAGCGGTGCGCACCGGCCCCGGGGCCCGGGTGGATCTCGAGGTGGGAGATGAGGCGTCGCGGCTGTCCATCCCCGAGCGCTCCGAGGTTCGGGTGGGCGAGTTCACGCGCGACGTGCACACCCTGAGCCTGGAGCGGGGTCGCATCGACGTGGACTACCGCGAGAGCCAGGAGCGCGTGCTGCGGGTGCGGAGCCAGGGCGGCACGGTGGCCGAGACGCGCGGGGCGCGCTTCACCATGCTCCGCCGCGGCACCCTGGTGGCGGTGGTGACGCGGGGCGGGGCGGTGGACCTGTCGTCCGCGGGCGCCCACATCCAGGTGGGCGCGGGGCAGCAGGGCATCGTGTTCGACGGCGCGAGGCCAGTCGACCCCGAGCCCATTCCCCTGGACGTGCTGCTGAAGGTGGCCAGGGCTCCCACCGCGAACACGCTGTGCCTGTCGCTCTCGGGCAAGGTGCGCGTGGGCACGGAGGTCTGGGTGGAGGACGAGCCCGCGGAGGTGTCCGCGGATGGGAGCTTCCGCGCGGACGTGCCCCAGGCCCCGGGCCGCTCGCGGGTGAAGGTGTTCGCGCGGGAGCCGGGTGGTGCCACGCGGGAGGTCTCCCTGACCTGCCGTTTCCGGAACCCGGCGAGCCCCCCGGCGGAGTCGGTGAAGTTCCGCTGGAACGAGGCCCCCTGA
- a CDS encoding sensor histidine kinase: MRTTPNPAAESVLVVDDEPTLRTLLSFVVQRAGAHPVLAPDAATARKLATEQSFACALIDKNMPGESGLEFLKWLRSAQPGCNALIVTAYGNVDSAVEALRLGAFDYLLKPFEVDALEHRLKLALQQYQMRQERERMQAMLVQSDRLASLGLLAAGVVHEVNTPLAYILSNLDWLDEELPLLRQALRGPPTTSGEPGSLAQRLEMVESTLRDIREGAERVRDIARDVKAFARDSDDASMLVDLREVLDAALKLALVHIRYRARVVRDYQEVPLVMANEARLAQVFLNLVVNAAQAIPEDGGSHQISVRLWTGAKGEACAEVEDTGTGILAENMANLFQPFFTTKPRGEGTGLGLFICKSIIESFDGTITVNSRPGQGTTFRISLPPHLRSANTTDALGPMSIAAS, encoded by the coding sequence ATGAGAACGACTCCCAATCCCGCGGCCGAGTCCGTGCTGGTGGTCGATGACGAGCCGACCCTGCGCACCCTCCTGTCCTTCGTGGTGCAGCGCGCGGGAGCCCACCCGGTGCTGGCGCCGGACGCGGCCACCGCGCGCAAGCTCGCCACGGAGCAGTCCTTCGCCTGCGCGCTCATCGACAAGAACATGCCCGGGGAGAGCGGCCTGGAGTTCCTCAAGTGGCTGCGCTCGGCCCAGCCCGGCTGCAACGCGCTCATCGTCACGGCCTACGGCAACGTGGACAGCGCCGTGGAGGCGCTGCGGCTGGGGGCCTTCGACTACCTGCTCAAGCCCTTCGAGGTGGATGCCCTGGAGCACCGCCTCAAGCTCGCCCTGCAGCAGTACCAGATGCGGCAGGAGCGCGAGCGGATGCAGGCCATGCTGGTGCAGTCCGATCGCCTGGCCTCGCTGGGGCTGTTGGCCGCCGGCGTGGTGCACGAGGTGAACACGCCCCTGGCCTACATCCTGTCCAACCTGGACTGGCTGGACGAGGAGCTCCCCCTGCTGCGCCAGGCGCTGCGCGGCCCGCCGACCACGAGCGGGGAGCCGGGCTCGCTCGCGCAGCGACTGGAGATGGTGGAGAGCACCCTGCGCGACATCCGCGAGGGCGCCGAGCGCGTGCGCGACATCGCCCGGGACGTGAAGGCGTTCGCGCGGGACTCGGACGACGCGAGCATGCTCGTGGATCTGCGCGAGGTGCTCGACGCGGCGCTGAAGCTGGCGCTGGTGCACATCCGCTACCGGGCCCGCGTGGTGCGCGACTACCAGGAGGTGCCCCTGGTGATGGCCAACGAGGCGCGGCTGGCCCAGGTGTTCCTCAACCTCGTGGTGAACGCCGCCCAGGCCATCCCCGAGGACGGGGGCTCGCATCAGATCAGCGTGCGGCTGTGGACGGGCGCCAAGGGCGAGGCGTGCGCGGAGGTGGAGGACACCGGCACGGGCATCCTCGCGGAGAACATGGCGAACCTCTTCCAGCCCTTCTTCACCACCAAGCCCCGGGGCGAGGGCACGGGCCTGGGCCTCTTCATCTGCAAGTCCATCATCGAGTCCTTCGACGGCACCATCACCGTGAACAGCCGTCCGGGACAGGGCACCACGTTCCGCATCTCGCTGCCGCCCCACCTGCGCAGCGCCAACACCACCGACGCCCTGGGGCCGATGTCCATCGCGGCCTCGTGA
- a CDS encoding cytochrome P450 produces the protein MQASDYNPLSSTVQADPYPYYAALREHSPIYFNEQLGWYIVSRYEDVVAITKNPAVFSSARAIVQPEKLDAAEKVAPISVRSFRRGILIGEDPPTHTKTRNLVTRAFTPKRIAEMEPRIRQIARELISQLPRSGEFDLIKDLAEPLPMIVIAEMLGVEPERRHDFKRWSDDAIAISFALVKGAELSGLEHSSREMADYMARALEARRQQPREDLIQALLDNGVREGLLSVDDASAFCRLLLVAGNETTTNLLGNGMRALLGHPDQLERLTREPSLIPNAVEEMLRFDSAAQALFRKTTQEVEVSGVRIPAGASVLLLFGSANRDPRKFQDPDHFDVTRNVAGQVAFGHGIHFCLGAPLARLEAKVALEELLTPDRQLSLVPGQRLENVAHFTLRGLKSLRLRTEPARSARASA, from the coding sequence ATGCAAGCCAGTGACTACAACCCCCTGTCGTCCACGGTGCAGGCCGATCCCTACCCCTATTACGCGGCGCTCCGGGAGCACTCCCCCATCTATTTCAACGAGCAGCTCGGCTGGTACATCGTCAGCCGCTACGAGGACGTCGTCGCCATCACCAAGAACCCGGCGGTCTTCTCCTCCGCGCGCGCCATCGTGCAGCCGGAGAAACTCGACGCGGCGGAGAAGGTGGCCCCCATCTCCGTGCGCAGCTTCCGCCGGGGCATCCTCATCGGCGAGGATCCCCCCACCCACACGAAGACCCGGAACCTGGTGACCCGGGCCTTCACCCCCAAGCGCATCGCCGAGATGGAGCCGCGCATCCGGCAGATCGCCCGCGAGCTCATCTCCCAGCTCCCCCGCTCGGGCGAGTTCGATCTCATCAAGGACCTGGCCGAGCCGCTGCCCATGATCGTCATCGCGGAGATGTTGGGCGTGGAGCCGGAGCGTCGGCACGATTTCAAGCGCTGGTCCGATGATGCCATCGCCATCTCCTTCGCGCTCGTCAAGGGCGCGGAGCTGTCCGGCCTCGAGCACAGCTCCCGCGAAATGGCCGACTACATGGCGCGGGCCCTGGAAGCGCGCCGCCAGCAGCCTCGGGAGGATCTCATCCAGGCGCTGCTGGACAACGGCGTGCGCGAGGGCCTGCTCTCCGTGGACGACGCGTCCGCCTTCTGCCGGCTGCTGCTCGTGGCGGGCAACGAGACCACCACCAACCTGCTCGGCAACGGCATGCGCGCGCTGCTCGGCCATCCCGATCAACTGGAGCGGCTCACGCGCGAGCCCTCGCTGATCCCCAACGCCGTGGAGGAGATGCTTCGCTTCGACTCGGCCGCGCAGGCGCTCTTCCGCAAGACGACGCAGGAGGTGGAGGTGTCCGGCGTGCGTATCCCCGCGGGGGCGAGCGTCCTGTTGCTCTTCGGCTCCGCCAATCGCGACCCGCGCAAGTTCCAGGATCCGGATCACTTCGACGTGACACGCAACGTCGCGGGACAAGTCGCCTTCGGCCACGGCATCCACTTCTGCCTCGGGGCACCCCTGGCGCGGCTGGAGGCCAAGGTGGCGCTGGAGGAGTTGCTCACGCCGGACCGCCAGCTCTCCCTGGTCCCCGGCCAGCGCCTGGAGAACGTGGCGCACTTCACCCTCCGGGGCCTCAAGTCCCTGCGGCTGCGCACGGAGCCCGCGCGGAGCGCTCGCGCGAGCGCTTGA